The region CAAGGACTTTTGGACTGTGTACTTCACGTATAGAAAATCAAGTCTGGAAACCTTAGGCATATTTAACCTAGATTTTAGTGAAAGGTCCCAGACCCCAGGTCTTGttgaaactaaataaaatattgagtCCCTGGTATTACTTGGTAAACGTCTACCCAGCATCAGCCACTCCAGACTGAGCAGAAAACAAGAAGCATAACATGCCATTCTCGTTCAACACTTCCTCATTGGTTGAGTTGAAATAGCAGGCCTCAGAGATCCTGCGATCCTTGCTGCTTCCTTAAGGGCCCTGATTGATCTTATTACTCATACTTCACAGATGTGTTTCTCAGGACAGCCCCTACTTAGTCTCTGCAAAAGAGAAATTGAATTTTCCTCCCTGAAGCAGAGCTGGAACCCCCTCATCATACTCATTCCTTATGGGTGGGGGCTGTGGACTCCCCACCTCAGTGTCAGGAGCGTCGTGGTTCCTAATGGTCACCCTCCAGAAGAGGGCCCTGCTCCATTTGACAGCCTGACCACAGGCTGAGAGAGTGCATCAGTTGGAGCACTGTTCAGAGTTCTCTCACCCTTGCCGCCGCACGTGTTTTAGGAATTAGAATTTAGAGCTCTGTCTCCCTTTGCCAAAAACTGAGGGTTTTTTCCCCTGGATCCTGGATTCTTTGTGGGATGGAGGCATTGATACTGAAAACCTAAGGGTTGCCAAGTCCTTTTTCTGAAAGGTGCCTCCTGCCCCCATCTgggcgttttttgttttttaatttctatgtgTGACCCCTAGCAGTCGTGGAACTACTCTTATGACTAGCAGTCAAAGAGATACTcctttgagggaattccctggtggtccagtggttaggactccacgctctcactgccgatggtgcgggttcaatccctggtcggggaactaagattccacaagccatgaggtgcggccaaaaaaaaaagagagatactaCCTTGATAGGAAAAGCAAGGGGAGGAGTTTGACAGCTGCACGTGAAAACAACATGTATATCACACTTGGTAACAACAAGTGTCATACACATTTAACTGATGTAGTGGAAGGAGCATGGACTTTGGGGttcagacctggatttgaatcttggAGGATTCATTCAACAGGTATGAACTGAACACCTGCTGTTTGCTGAGCACTGGGTATACATCGGCAAAGAAAGCAGATGTGACCTCTCCTCTACCTCATGGAGTGTACAGTCTGGTGGGAGTGGAGGGAGAGGGTGGCCAGAAGACCTCTTTGAGAATCCTGTTCACGGGCTCTGTGACCCTGAAAGTTATCTaatctctctgggcctgtttcctcatcaaAGAAGTGGGCAGGCATTCCTTGCTGAGTTATtgcaaagattaaaataaatcatCCTTATTAAAGCACTAGCAGAATGTTTATCGTTAGTAGGTCCTTGTAAACAGAAGTCCTTACAGTAAGGAATTTTTATATCTAGTACATTGTATCATTTTGTCCTTACAACAGTCCTGTGAGGTATAGGCATTGttagccccattttatggatgtggaaattgaggttcagagaaacTGAGTAACTTGTTGGAGAGAGagtaaataacttgctcaaagtcacacggCTATTAAGTGGAAGAGCTGAGAATCAAATGTGGGTCTCTTGACTCAAAATCCCACACTCTTTATTATATAAAGCTCCCTTGGGAAAGACACTTAACCACAATGAGCTTTACTGTTCACTGTGCttatttcccattttaattaGGAGAATTTTCCTGTGTCCCTGCAGGATAGTCTTACCTCCGCAAGGCAGGACAAAGCTAATTGGAACAGTAGGAGACTACTTTTCCTAGCGTGTGCTGGGTTTGAGGGAGGGCCCCTGCCTGTCTGGCCCCGCCTGCCGCAGCCTGCCTCATACCCCGTGTGCAGGCAGCCAAGCGCTTAAGGGGCTCTTTCATTATCCGCAGTCTCTGGTCATGGCGGCCCCAAGCGTCACTGAGAGTTGCCTGGCTCACCTGTTCCCCTGCATGAATGAGCCCATAAATCTCCTGGAGGCCCGGGCTTGGCCCTCCTGCAGCTTGTGCTGAGGAACTACTTACTTCTGGTGCTTAGAAATGAGATGCTCTGGAGGGAACCTACACTTCACTGCTTTCTGGGTCCTGGGAGTCGCGCTTTCCTCCCAGCACCTCTGATCCCTCAGCTCTGTGCCGTAGAGCTAACGTGCAGGGTGGAGGCAGGCAGCTGGCACCGACTGGGATGGTGTGCTGGCTTCTGACTGTCCTTGGCTGTTCTGTGAGGCCAGCAGTTGTGTTCCCATTTTCCTGGAGGTGGAGTTCCGTTCACACACGGCGGGTGGCAGGAGGAACAGTGGCCTGGCCTGTTTGATGCCAGAGCTCATATTCTTTCTGCCCCATTGCACAGCCCTGGCGACCTTCCGTCTCAAGTTTCCCTGTCCCTTACCCCTACCTCAGTGTGGACGTAGGGTCTGGGGTGGCGCTGTGCGGGCATGTCACGCCAGCTGTTACCGAGCCAGAAGGGTAATGAGAAGTGAATCACCAAGTGGCTGCCTTGAGGCTCCTGAGGTCTTGTCTTGACCTTACCTTGGCGGAGCTGAGAAGGCCTTGGACGCTGGTGTAGGCTCTCCCGGAGGGAGGCAGGGTGGCTGGTGGGACAGACACTGAATCTGCGGCCCAGCCCTGGGGTTGAGTCTCCCCTCTGCTGCTTACTCTCTGGGGAACTTCGAACAAGTCGCTCCAgccctttgagcctcagtttcttgtgTAAAGGGAGGTGATGGTTTCTGCCCTGAGAATTGAACCAGATAATGTTGGTGAAAGTGTTTTGCAAGATGAGTGTATCTCTCAGTGTTGTCTTGAAACCCAGATTCCCAGAGGAAAAAAGGTGTATGATCTAAAACCTCTTTGTGGTAGAGAGGGGCTAGTTCTGTCCCGAGATCCCAGTGTTATGAAGACAGTCTATTCTCTTCTGTTTGCTCCTCTAGGGAGGTAAGAAATGGGCGCTAGCTCTCGGCTTTCTGCACGGTGCTCAGCCTGCAGATAGTAAACAGCTGGTGCTGGGCGAGTCTATGCCTAGAAGGGCCATCCCTGTGAGTCCCTAGTATCTGAGCTCTTGCCTTCTGGTTGCTTGAAATAGGAGTTAAGCAGTGTCATGCCTTGAGGAACCGAGGGTAGAATTTATCCAGCAGCTGGGTATTCAGCTCACCGTTTCCTGGGCCAATCAGTGTCAGGGCTACTGTGGGATCGGAGGAGACAAAACCTCTCTCCGGTGaggtcagggaagggaggggtgggggcagaagAGGCAGTGCGGTTGGTAAAAAGCAGAGCCATCTTCCCAGTGCCTTTGGGGTACCTTCAGGACTCGGGCTGGGTGGTTAGGCACCTCCGGATGCCTGTGCTGCTCTGCTCCTCCTTGGGAGTGAGGAGGAAAAgtgtcatttattgagcacaggcCATAGTAACCCTCATGGGCTTAATACTTCAAAGGAGGTATCAAGGGCCCTGCTCATCAGATGAGGGAAGGGGGCTCAAAGAATGGTTGTGTCTTGTCCTAAGACCCGAAGGGAATAAAGGGCAGAAGGAGGCTTTGGACAAGGTCTGTTGGACCCCAGAGCTTGGGCTCTTTTCCCTGTGCTACCAGTTTTTACAAGAGGGTAAGAGGGTCCATTTAGATTTGAGAAAACCTCACGTGAGCCTCCAAACAGGATCTGCTCCATTTGGAGTTACGGGCGGTTTGCAGTTTGCTTCTCTGTGTAAGGACAGCCTCCCCTTGCTCCGCCTCTGTTGCCTATGTGCCCTGCAACTTGGCTTTGCTGACCACGTGTCAGTATGGCCTCTGTCCCCAGATGAACCCCTTGGGGCCCTTCACTCTGCCCTGTCGCTACTAGGTGCTCGGTGTGTCTGCCACTCACTGGCCTTGGCTGAGCAGCTGTTTCTGGGAAGAGCTCCGCCGCCTTAAGCCAGAGTGCCCAGCCCTAGCTTAGAAAGGAGACTCAGCTCCCAAAGAGGCTGCCCCCAGACCAGATCTTTGTTTTCTGAAGCCAGAATACACTGAAAAGGCTTACTGAATGAATTTATACTTAGAAACAGCTGTCAGCCGCTACCTCAGATGCCATCACCTCCCTGAAACCTGCCCTGAATGTGTCTAAAATTACTTGTTCCTACCTTAGgagggaatgaatgagtgaatatttattaagcagctGCTGGGGGGCCAGGCTCTGCTTCAGGTGTTGTCACGTGCTCTCACTGGGTCCTCACAGTGACCCGGTGGTCCCAAGGGTCAGTACTCTTCCTGATAGGGAAGCTGAGAAGTCTAGTGACGCTCCCAAGGTCTCACGACTGGGACGCGCTTGGGTCTTTCCTACCCTGCCAAGCAGGACCCGGCAGCCAGGATCCGGAGTTTCTGCTGTGGACTGGGGACTGACCCTTAGGGTCTGCAAAGGGAAAGTCAAAGTCAAGTCTTTGATTGGTCACAACCTTCCAGCCAACTTTGCTTTTCCCTGTTGCAGAGGAAGTCGAGCAAAgcaaaggagaagaaacagaagCGGTTGGAGGAGCGAGCAGCCATGGATGCTGTCTGTGCCAAAGTGGATGCCGCCAACAGGGtgactctcccctccttcctagTCCCTTCGTCCTGGAACTGCAACTTggtttttaatttgatttcttttggCGCCACCCTGTGGCAGAATTGTGTTACTACGCATCCATACCTCTGCTGCCTCCTTGCTGCCGGGGAAAACTAGCCTGGCTGGCAGAGAGCTGCGAGGAGGGCCAGCGGATTGGCCCAGGCGTGCAGGGAAGTGTGGATTGAAGTGGAAGTGGCGTCTTCTCTCTGTGGGTCTCCTTCCTTAACACTAGAAGAGGGTCTGCAGGAATTTTTCCTAGGGTTTTGCATTTTGGGGAGGAAACCTCCCTGGTAAAATGTGGTATAGTTTGCTCATTCTTTCCTTCAAACATTTATTGCCTGCCCATGAGGTACCACAGGTTGTGCCAGGGATGCAGCAGCCTGGTTTCGAGGGGCCACAGTCGGGGGAGGAGTAGCTGAGATTCTGAGCACCCGGTGGGCCTGACTGGGAGTGGCTCAGCTTTCCAGTGGAACCAGAGAGATTCTGGTCACCCTTCCTGCCCCGGTTCATGTCCcagtttttgttattcttttagtCCACTCAGTAAACATTCACACTTACAAGGATGTGGTGCAGGGACATGATTTTTCATTTTGGGTTTTGACCAGGAGAGGTTAGTTGGGGGCCTCTCAAAAGTATGTGAGTGGggtttccctagtggcacagtggttaagaatccgtctgccagtgcagggggcacaggttcgagccctggtccgggaagatcccacatgccgcggagcagctaagcccgtctgccacaactactgagcctgcactctagagcccgcgagccacagctactgaagcccgcgcaccctagagcctgtgctccacaacaagagaagccaccacaatgagaagcccgcacaccgcatcgaagagtggccccggctcgccacagctagagaaagcctgcgtgtagcaacaaagacccaatgcagccaaaaataaataaataaattaaaaaaaaaaaaaaaaagcttatagcATGTAGCCAAaactaaaatcagaagaaaatatatcattaaaaaaaaaaaaaaaattatgtgagtGGAGCAAGGGACCTGTCTTCTCTCTTGGGTCAGGTGGGTGCTGAGTAGGTTTTACGCCCAGAGGCCAGTCTTAGAATTAGGCAGTAAAGTCTCTTCTTACCCCATCAAATGAAGCTAAAACCCTGTTGGGCCTTCTTCCCAGAGCCTCCCTCCTACGTGTGATTTCAGAGCTAAGGCAGGTGGAGGGTCCGTATATAAGGGCGGCTCCTGGCCCTGGGAGCTGAGCCTCCACTTGGGTCCGCACAGCGTGGTACTTCAGGGTGGAGCCTGTGACTCTGCTAGGCGAGTGTTTGTGCTactcctcttttctttccctccacaGCTTGGAGACCCATTAGAGGCTTTCCCAGTGTTCAAGAAATATGATCGGAATGGGTGAGTGTTCAGCATTCCTATCTTGTCTCCTTGAGTCTCTTCAGGAATTCACCTTTCCAGAGTAGGCTTCCTCAGACCCAAattgtttcattctttgttaatgaaaaagcagaaaagatGGCTAGTACCCTGTTGATATAAAAATCCCCCAGTTAGGGAGACAAAGGAATCTGCAAATGAGCAAAGATTGCCTAATCTCAGACTGATGTCTCTGTGGGACTTGTTATTCTCTCCGACGAAGAACCATAGAGCTGAAACAAACTTGAAAAATCATCTGGGCCGACTCCCTCGTTTTATGCAGAGGGAAACCAAAGCTCCGAGAAGCTGAATGAGATGTCTGAGCTTATGGAGTTTCTCCCTGCCCGCGGCAGGGAGCTTTTAATTCCCAGTCCAGCGTTCTTTCCCTGGGTCTATAGTATAATTGTTAAAAGCCACTTACTGGCTTTGTGAccctggacaaattacttaacttctctgtgcctcagttttcgaATCAGAAATGGGTACCTTCCTCATGGAGTTGTCAGGAGGATTAGATGTAGAGTGTTAGTGCCTGGAACATACGAAAGGCTAGGTCAGTGTTAGTTGTTATTACTACTGTTCTTTTTACTAATCCAGTTCACTACAGAATCTAGACTAAAGCCCCCTTCCACTCTCTGTTCCTTTGGTTTGTAAAATAGGTAGCATTATCTGTCTTACCCGAGATGCTGTTGGCTGAGGGAAAAACAGGGGCTATGATTTTACAGAATCATTGCTATGGGTCTGAATCATAACAGTGCCTCTTATTAACTGTATTTGGTTAAGTCAACATATTCTTGAAGCCTCATTTTTTATCTGTTAACTGGAATGATGATGCCAAACTTGGAAGGTTTTTTAAGGAGGAAAGAAACTATATCCAGCTCCGTAAGTTGCAACTGGTGTGAGTATTTTAATGAGCAAGATAAGACAAATGTAAATGCATGAATTATGAAGGAAGGACTATAGTAGGTAATACTACATTTGCCTTTCATAGCTGTGTCTGAATTTCATAGTATCATATTAATTAATTCTTTCTGTCTGTGATCAGATGCATTATGGTTCCTCTAGAAGCTTTGTCATCATTCAGCCTCTGGGAAGTCCTTTGACATAGTTCAGAGATTCCTCACTGTGATCTCTCTCAGTGTTCCCTATCCCACGTTCCCACTGACTCCCAGAAATATGGACCAGCTCTGAAGCAGGCATTGTCAGCTGACTCTGGGCTCATCTGGTGCCTGGAATTGTGTGTGATTTGTGTGGCTGTGATCCTACTTTCATGTACTTAAGGAACTCAGATTAGTGGACAATTTATACTTGCAAACCAGCCTTGAGAAAATTTATAGCTAAGACAGTTGCAGTGCTGTGTGTGGGCATTTCTGACCACTACATGGTCAGTActtggaaagaaaggaaggctgTTCAGAGCCAGGAAGTTCTGAATTCACAAGGCCACACACATGTGCAGCTCATATGACATACCAGACAGCAGAGGTGACCATGGATTCCAGTGGTGATGTCTTCTGAGGAGTCGAGTCAGTCCTTTCAGAATGTGGCACTACCTGGAGAATATGATTTCACAGTTTGGCCAAGGAGTTtaactgtaatttatttaattcatttagacCTAAATAGCAGATTGAGGGagctccctggcggtccagtggttgagacttggcactttcactgccacggcccaggttcggtccctggtcggggagctaggatcccgcaagccacgcggtgtggccaaaaaaaaaaaaaaaataggtagatACCTGAACACCTACATCATTCATTAGTTTAGGAAAACAGAGCATGGGGTGAATCCCGATCTACCCTGTTTGATCAGCTGAGAGCACCCACTGTGTCCTCAGAGGAAGCAGTGGGCAGGACTCCTCAGGGGGACGTGGGCCATAGTCTTCTTGAAGGGCCTGAGGTCATCCAGCTGCTTTTGCTGGCAAGATTGGTAGATAAGAAGGAAGAGGTCCCCTGGGAGCCCAGTGAAGACTTGATTCCAAATGAAAGCAACAGGAAAAATGCCTAAGGGCAGGAATTGAGGGAACAGAGAGGACTCCGGTGTTTGTAACAAACTACAGAAGAGAGGGTGGAGAGAGCAAAGAGCTGGCAGAGAGGGACCGAAGTTTACAAAGTGCTGAGTCTGATAAGGGCTGTGCAGGGAAGGCAGGAAATGGGGCTTGTGGTCAGGGTGGTGGgctggtgatgacagttgttaaTCTCGGCTTGAACGGCCTAGTTCCTTCACAGGCACCTTCTGTAGTCACATCCGGGCTCGGCTTTTCTCTGTAGATTAACTGAGACCAGGCGGGCTTCGTTGTCAGGCTGTCAGGGCAGCGGGTGGTGCCGGGCCTGTAGCCGCCTCCAGAcgcctccttttcctcttctcaggTTAAATGTCTCCATTGAATGTAAGCGAGTGTCTGGCCTGGAGCCGGCCACCGTGGATTGGGCCTTCGACCTGACCAAGACCAATATGCAGACCATGTAAGCACGCCCTCTTGGGCAGGGAGCCTGGCCCTCCTCTCCAGAGTCCCTGTCctgactgccccccaccccccacccctgtctCCCAGGTATGAGCAGAGCGAGTGGGGCTGGAAGGACAGAGAGAAACGCGAGGAGATGACGGATGACCGAGCCTGGTACCTCATCGCTTGGGAAAACAGTTCGGTTCCCGTAGCCTTTTCTCACTTCCGGTTTGACGTGGAGTGCGGGGATGAAGTCCTGTACTGGTAGGGGCCCTGGCCTGGGGGTGGGCGCGGGCGGAGGAGGCACCCCAGCCGGTGGCAAAATCCAGCACGCCCATCTGGGTCTGTGGCAGGCCTCGCAGCCGCTGCACGCTCACTCCGCTTTCCTCCCCCAGCTACGAAGTGCAGCTGGAGAGCAAGGTGCGGCGGAAAGGCCTGGGGAAGTTCCTCATACAGATCCTGCAGCTCATGGCCAACAGGTGAGGGCCATCCGTGCACCGCTCAGTTGGGAGGAGCTGCCTCTGAGGCATCCCCCGTGGGGGACAGGGCTCACGGGACTGTTCTGGAAGAAAGGTGTCTAGAACCCTCTCAGTAAGCTTCTCTCTGCCCTGCCATGACTCCAGATTTTGTACCCTGGGCTCAAGGAGGCAAGCACCTCCGAGTGCCTGTTCCGCGCCTGAGTAATGGGGTGCAGAGAGGACCTGGAGGGGGGAAGCCAGTCAGGTGGGGACCTGATCAGCCCTGTCACAGAGGGCGGCACCCAGTGCTGTGGGTGCCCAAGACAGGCTAGAGTCGGGCCTCAGGAATACTTCTTAGGAGCAAACGGGAGACAGCAGGCAGAGACACAAGAGAGCAAGCGGGATTTAGCACctgtttctctttctggaaggttctctctgcttccttctcagCACACAGATGAAGAAAGTTATGTTAACGGTATTTAAGCACAATCATGGTGCCTACCAGTTCTTCAGAGAAGCGCTGCAGTAAGGAGCTGGGCCGCGGTGTGGGACCCTCTGGGTGGTAGCAGCTGCCTGCCCCAGTGTCTTTTCCCCCATCCTGGCCCCATTCGTCCTGACATTGAGCTCTCGGTTCTGAGGTCCTTGGGGTTGGCAACTGGGGAGATGGTGTGGGAGCGCCTGTGGCTTGGTCCCCTGCCCTGCTCCTGAACCCTGACTCTTGGGGAGGAAGGCAGTCAGCTGCCCATAGCCAACCCTTTCCTCCTGCCTGCCTGCAGATTTGAAATCGACGACTCTTCCCCAAGCATGTCCGGTTGCTGTGGGGAGGACTGCTCCTATGAGATCCTGAGCCGGAGGACCAAGTTTGGGGAGAGCCAGCACTCCCATTCGGGCGGGCACTGTGGTGGCTGCTGCCACTGAGCTCCCAAGCTCTCTCCAAGGCCTGTTCTCTCCCCGGTTTCAAGCCGCTTGCCAGGTGCCCTCAGAGCTGTGGCCTCCTCAGCCCCAACCCTGGGGAGGAGTGGTCCGCGCCGCCCCTCCTGCTCTCTCCTAGAAGAGCGGGGTGCCggagggagcagagaggagaggaTGCTGCCGGAAGAGCCGGCGGAGGCCGGGGCACGAGGCGCATCCTCTCAcggtggctgccttctcactcgGCTCTCGGCCCTGAGCGTGGGTTCTCCGACTTCCCTACAGCTGGATTCCTGACAAGCCCCCCTCCCCGCCACACACGCTGCTGGCCAAATGGAGTGTTTATTCCCACCTTCATGAAAGTCCTGGAGCCCTGGGTCAGGGTCTGGCTGGTTCCCAAAGAGGAATGGGCTCGGTGTAAGATGTGGGCGTAGAGAGAGTCTTCAGAGAGACTCCTGTTTCATGGATGGGACGCTCCAGTGGAGACCTCAGGAAGGTCTTTTGTGCCACAACACAGGGAATCGAGGCAGCTCTTTCTGGCTGTGCCTTCGTGGATCCATTTAGAGTGGAGTCATCCCAGGGGACCAGCCGACTCTGGGAGAAAGGCTGCCCACCTCTCCCCATTGCTGTCAGTGAGGGGCTGACAATATCAGGAACAGGTGTGAATGGGGTCTGCCATGGGGACTATGGCTTCTCCGGGCTTTGGGACCTGGCTGCACCCTGAGCTTAACCTCTTGATCTCATGGCAGTGACTCaagatttttattcacagaaAAGAGCTGAAGCCCTGCCTGCTCTTCTCCGTCACCTCTCACCACTGTTTCTTCCCCTGCCTCTCACCCCACTCGATACCCCTGTTCTTACTCTCAAGGGGGAATAACATCAGGGAGCCCCTTGTCTTCCCCCAGAAGGCCCCTTGCTCCTGCCGTATTTAGTGCCGTTTCCTCTCATATCTTGGTGCTGTTAGCTCCCTGAAGGTGGGTaccccccaccaccactcccccctTTGGAGAGCCCCCAGCCAGCAGCAGCCCCTTCCTGCACTCCCCAGCCTGGCCAGACGCTGCTCTTCTCTCTGGTGTCAcctgcggcgggcgggggcgggagaagcttcctctcccctcctgggATAGAGAGGGCGCAGGGTCAGAGCTTAGACTTGCCCTCATCCCCAGACCGTATACCCTTCCAGGGAAGAAAATGACCAAATCCTTATCCAGGAAGAAGCACCTACCGCCTCCCCTTGGACAACCTTGAGCTCTGCCTTAGGGAGCGTCTCAAAGGCTCTGCCTTTGCGAGGTTGTTCCGGAGGAGGTCTGTCAGTCCTTCCGACCTCGGTCTGCTCactccccaccctctgccctgACTCAGGCTGCCTGTGCCGGCCATCTCCCCGATCTCCTCTCCCCGGAGCTGTTCTCGCCTCTCCCCCAGGGTCCTGCCTGTGCCGGGCCTGTGCGCACAGCCTCTCTGCTGAGCGCTCCGTGTTGCTCTTGACCTGCCAGCAGTGGACGTGGCACTCCCTTGGAGAGGGCCTTGAAGCTTTACACTGGAATAAGCCCACCTTTGCCCCTACCCTGCTGACTCCCAGGAGATTTTACCCAAGGGGGAGAGTTTTCATTGCTGGAAGGGCATTGGAGGGCTCCTTCCAAGAATCATGGAATGACAGAATCATATTTAGGAAGAGCTTTTCCTCTGATCCCTGCTGTCTGTCAAAGGACAGagaatgataaatatttattgtcttaGATCATGGATTTCTGATACCTCCCACCCAAGGGGACCAAAAGGGACCCCAGCGTAAATCCCACATAAAGGGAGTTAAGTGTGCGTGTCTCCCCTCATTGGACACCTGGCACCGAGCCCCGTTGGTAGATGGGCACTTGGTGTTGGGCCCTGCTTGTCCAGCCGCCTGTGCCACTTCCCAAGGGCTGCTGGGGGCTCTGGCTGGGTGGGGAGGCGCTGCCTGAGACCCGCAGGTCACCCTGTTGTTGGTGTTGAGCCCATTCAGTTCTGAACCATCAGTCTCTCCATTTCCCCAGGGTCTTGGTTTTAAGAAACATAGCAGGCCTTTTGTACCaggctttttggtttgtttggggcatgttaaaatattaattttgagttttgttttttagttgtaTCCACCCTGTTTCAGGTTATTTTCATTGATGTCAGATGTGTATATGACATGTGTATGGTTCTTTTTAACCCTtcctggtgttttgtttttttttttttttaagaggaaactgaagataaatttctttatatatatatatatatatatatatattttttttttttttttttcctttagcaacTTGTTATCACTGGAATCAAAGGGAAAAAGTGATCTCTTTTTGCATTGGTTGTATTTGTATGTCACAAATAAAAGACACTTTGTTCAGCTGCTGGGACGGCTTCCTGCTGCTGGGGTGCCACTGGCAGCGTGGGCTCAGACCATCCCAGCGTTGGGCCTAAACCCTGGGGGGCGCATAGCTGTGACGCCCCACACCTCTTCCTGTGAAGGAAGCTTTGGGCTGAGAAAACCTCAGGGTGTCTGGGGCGAGGAGCCAGAGATGGGAACTGAGACCGAATGCATGTGTTTGTGCCACTTCCCAAAAGCCCTGGGTAGAGGTCACAAGTCTTCTCCTGAGGGGCACCTGCTCCGCTGCTGGAGAGAGTCCCAGGCCAGGCGTTGTGACATTGGACATATGTGGGTAAAGGTAAATTCCAGAACACTTGTGTGGGAGTTGAATAGACGAGAGTAGAGTGTTGGtgtctctttcctcccttttacTTTATTGGGTTCCTCAGAATACTCTGTGTCTCTTAAAAAGACTCcagccccctcttccctccacgcACAAAAGACGAAGGCTCAAAGGAAGGGTAACTCACATCAGGCCTGACAGGGCAGGAAAGTTATGAGCTGGGGGAGGCTCTGGCCCCTCGAGTGTGACAGATGGAGCTGTGCACTTCTCTCCCAGGCCCGTGCCTGGCCCGGGGGAGCCGGGAGCAGAGGCAGGAAGTGGGCCAGGAGCCAGGGCTCAGAGCGCTTCCTGTGGACACCGGAGGGGCCAGCCTCCTTGTGCTGCTGCTTGGTGGTCACATCTGCCGGAAGGTGGAGAGGGCGGCCAGGACGGAGCCCCAAGCCCTACTGAGCCTTCGAGCTCTGGTGGGGCAGTGATCTGGGGAAAGAGGAGCAGGGTTAACAGCTGTCTCGTGGGTGCCAGCATGTTGTGGCCTCAGCCCCGTGGGTGGGGACACAGCCAGGGCACGGTTTGTGCAGCTGCCTTACCTTGGAGGCGTGAAGAAAGGCCTCCCAGTCCTTGGGAAAGGAGAGAGCATTTCAAATGCTGGCGAATCAGAATCATTCAACAGACGTCTCCTGTGAGGGaattctgccccctccccaccccggagCTCTTTGTTCCT is a window of Eschrichtius robustus isolate mEscRob2 chromosome 11, mEscRob2.pri, whole genome shotgun sequence DNA encoding:
- the NAA40 gene encoding N-alpha-acetyltransferase 40, translating into MGRKSSKAKEKKQKRLEERAAMDAVCAKVDAANRLGDPLEAFPVFKKYDRNGLNVSIECKRVSGLEPATVDWAFDLTKTNMQTMYEQSEWGWKDREKREEMTDDRAWYLIAWENSSVPVAFSHFRFDVECGDEVLYCYEVQLESKVRRKGLGKFLIQILQLMANSTQMKKVMLTVFKHNHGAYQFFREALQFEIDDSSPSMSGCCGEDCSYEILSRRTKFGESQHSHSGGHCGGCCH